The DNA window TCTGGCTGATGTAGCAAGTATCAAGCCAGACATATTCACAACAATTCTCTATTAGAGCCTTGTTACAAGCGCCAAGGGGTTTTCGGTAGCTAGAAGGCTTTGAAGCTtatttcatcttctctctaCCCAAATAATAGGACCGTGTAAGTTGAGGGACCTCGGCTGAATTTATCGAGATGGATCTTCTGAGACTGCTCATTCAGGGAGCAGAGCAGGGGAAACATGAGCCTCTAAATGGGGCTCGATGCTTATCAAGGCTAATCTGCTATGCTATCTGAGGCCTGTTAGTTCATGTAAATAGTGATCTTACGGCTGGGTTAAATGCTGACTTTAAACCTGACTTCATCAAAGCTTTGTGTTAATCAGATAGGATGCCGACCAGCCACGGCGACTTCTTCGTATAGCAGACAAAGCCGTGGCTCGAGTATTATGAAAGAAAGATACCACCCGCTCCTATCTTTTCGCGCCTTCTGCTATAGTTGAGCATGCGTCTGACGCTTGCTCAATTGTAGAAATAGTAGACGTATCCACCTCTCTTTCCATGCTTTTGTCTTAAGGGTCTTTGAGGGAATCAGTCTAGAAATATTTTGGATGTAGTCTCGGTCGTATACGTCTCATTTCACTTATGAAGCAGGGAATCTTGGGTCCTTGCATCTCATGCTCTGACTCTAATATTGCAAAGATCTCGGGAAGCGCACTCGGCGGGCTGTTTAACGCTCCAGTTCGTCTAAATCTCCCATCGCCCTCTGTTTTGCCAAAATCCAATTGAACAACTCCTGGATACTGGTTAGGTGGAGCACTAACCACGGCTCCAAGTCGAACTTTGGATGGAATCCCGCCTCCGATACCAACTAACAATCCGAAATTGATGGCAGGAAAGGAGCTAGTCATCTTTGCCGCGATTATGGCTGCAGCAACGTTGCCGTATCTCCCTTTCGGTAGACAAGCAATAACAACATTATGCCCAGCGATTGATCCCAAGGCATAAATGTTATCATCATTGGCAGAATATACAAGTCCTGTGTGTTGTTGGTCTAACATGGCAATCGCTGCAGTTCACTCCTTTGGCAGTGCGCAAATCCATCTGATTGTATAGGCGGCATGGTCAAGTTTGACCAGTTCAGAAGGCCGCTCCACTGCAATCCTTTTTGAATGAGATTCCTGCCATAACCACATGACATACTGATATAACTAGTCAAACACTCCGTAATGCTTCAAAACCAGCATCATACTGATACCTGGAGCCATATAGTCCAAATATAACCCTAACCGACCCCATCGCAAATCCATCCAGTCGCTGAATTGTTCGCTCCGACTCTTGATAGCCAGCTCATCTCGACTAGGCCTCTGAATTTTCCTCATTGGAAACCCCAGCTCGGATGACTCTCCGTAAAACGTCGCCCAGCGACCATGTGGCGGAATTTCCTCCAAGATCCACTCGTCATAACGCTCTCGTACCTTTTTCAGCCACGTCGGATCAGCGGCAATACGAGATTCGCACTCACGCAAGCTTATAACACCCAGATACTCCTGTTTAAACACGTAGTTAGTAGTCATTCACATTACATGTATATTGTACGCGCAGACGGATATTCTGGATGAGAAAGACTTACTCCTTTTCCTGAAGAGCCTCCCTCCTCGTCTGGCCTCAACTTGCATTTTttgaccagcttctcgatcCTTGCTAGATCCTTATCGCTGACTCTCTGGATTAGTGATGAAATATTGGCCACGACCAGCTGGGCTTTGTTCCTGGCTTCCACATCCGGCGGGCGTGACGCCGCCCGCACCTGGTCGAGCTCTCTCATCGCCTTGAGACGACGGCCTTCTTCGACCGCCTTGGGTGGCAGATGATGGtgcatgatgatgaaggggaGGACGTGATCGAGCTCGAAGCCTTCTCTGCGTTCGTGTGCCATGAGATGCACCCAGCCGGCCTCGGCAAGGTGCTGGAAGGCGTCTCGCCGATTCTGGTGGCGCCGAACCAGAAAGTCCCAGAGCTTGTCCAGATCAACCCACTCGGCCGGTGTGCTCCGGTCTTTGGTGATATAGAGCTGATGCAGCCAACTTTGCAGTTCCTCGGCGGACTCAACGGGCGGTGATGGCGACTGCGGCGACGATCGAAAGCGGCGCAGCCCGACCTCGCTGGCAAGGGCGAGGCCGTTGAGAATGTCCAGGACCGCCTTCTCGTCCTGCGGCACCTCGCGGCCGTGGGATTTGTAGGTGATGTCGTGCTCGACTTCGGCCCAGGCGTGCATGATGACGGTGCCAATCTGGAATTCCACAACGGCCCTTTCCCAgatcgccgccgcctccggcCCCAGATCTCGCGGACGCAGCCGCTCGGGAATCTTCACAGCAAGGTGTATAGCACCGTAGCCCGAGAATTGCTGCTCCACGCCCTCGAGGTCGAGGTCATCGGTCGGAGCCTTGGACGTGGACGCATCCAGCCATTTCGCCTCAAGCTTCCGCAGCCTCCTGACATCCGCTAGACCCCCCATTCGCTTCGGCTCCTTGACGTTTTTGTAGCCTGCAGCTTCCACAAGCTTGAGCACGTTTTTTGTGTCGCTGGGAAAGTAGAGCACGATTCGTGCGCCGAGCATGTCGTGAAACTCGCGCTGGAGCTCGTCCCGGTGTTGGAAATATCCAATCTTGGTCTTGCTCATCTTATATCTCTCGAAATGCTGCTCCCAGTTCTCCTTCTGCTCTATCATCTTCTGCTGAATCGTTTGGGCAGCTAGTCGATCTTTCTGTCGGCGTTGCGCAGTACCCTCGATGGAGTTCCAGCTCTTTACTCGATGGGCTACAGGGAGATGGCGGATGGCCTCTTGGGCCAGGACGTGGTCCAGGTCGTCTGCGACGGCATCCAGGCATTTTTGGTACTCGCTGACCTCGTCATCGTAGACTCCCTTTAGGTCCTTCAGGAGCTCTTTCAGTTTGTCCACTTTAGACTCCGTGTCACCCATTTTGAGAGCTATGTTATTGCTTTGATACGTGTTTGTTGTTCGGTCTGGGGCTTAAAACAGACTGCAGTCATATATGCAGGGCATCAAGAGGCAGCACAGGTTTCTTTCATAGgattttatatacctagatAGGCAAAATATTTGATTTCCACGCTCCTAAATAAGCCTTGATCTGATTTGACTACTTTAAACTGTTTACGCAGCATGCCTTGTGCTGAATATGCAGAGTATACAGCTGAATAAAACGGAGATTGCTCCGTGGCTGGGCCTCATTGGTGAGATGCAGGACGCCCGGCTTAGCGTAAATGTAACGAGGCTGATTGTCGCCCAATTAAGCCGATGCACGTAGCTGTCGTTAACGATAAATGAGGCATCAGATACAAATATTGGACAGGGGGGTGTTTATGGCCGGATCTCGTTGGTGAAGAGCGCGGCGCTTGGCTGGGGCACATGTAGAACGAGGCTTGTTATTGTTGATTACTAGGCAATTGGGCCGACATACATATACGCCGTGTAAATTGCTGAATGTATGAGTACTGCAGgtagaaataaaaagggcaCCACTGATTCGTTTCTGTACTTTACCTCCATCTCCGAATGACGTACACCATCCTGCGAGGAGTTTCAAGATGGGCTGCCTAcactttttctctccctcacGTGCTTACAGATACACTCCCTTGCCCGACAACAGGACGATTAGGGTATTGACGCTATACGGCGGAAATCCCAAGGACCCGCTTCGGGGCCAGCTCGAACCAGCTGCCGTTGATGCTGCGGGGGGATTATGAGCCTCTGTCATATGTCTGGGGCGATGATACGCTCACGCACGAAATATTTCTGCCCACTGCGCGGCTCAAACTGACAGCCAGCCTGTATCATGCCCTGAGACGACTCAGACCGCGGGTCGGGTTCCGCCGCATTTGGGCCGATCAGGTGTGCATCGATCAgcgcaatgaagaagaaagatcGCAGCAGGTGCAGTTTATGAACTTGATCTACAGAAATGGCACCCACGTACAGGTCTGGCTTGGTCTCGACGATCAAGATTCGGCGAAAGAAGCCTTCGCCTTTGTACGAAGGCTAGCCAGGATTCTcgtcaacaacaaaaaagacaCTGCCTTGACTACCATAAACAGCTTGTCAGAACAGCCAGCTGAGTACTGGGTGCCTCTTAAACACATAACAGCTCTCCCATGGGTAAGTTAATATAGAATGGCGCTGTGCATTTTGGAATTGAGATGTTTATGCTGAGACTGGCAATCATTAGTTCCGACGGGGCTGGATCGTTCAAGAAATTGGCACCAGGAGTTCCGCAACCCTGCTttggggagaagaagagattgtgTGGGATATACTGCATGACGCGTGTGAAGAACTTGCAGAATACCACCACATGAGAACAAAGCTCAAGGTGGCAACGTCAGAAATCAAGTACCTCTATCGCCGCTTCGTCGAGCCCGAGACACCCAGTCGGCACGACAATCGGTTCAGCTTCATTTACGAACTCCATCGAGCGGGACACATGAATGTCACGGATCCCCGAGATCGGGTATTCGCCATGCTGGGCCACTACTCCATCCGCAAGGGCCATAACAGCCAGTTGAAAGAGTTGGAAGCCGACTATAGTAAATCGGTTGAGGAAGTCTATGCCGATGTTGCCAAAAGGGCGCTCATCGGAGATACTGAGTCTCTCATTACTCTAGCAGCCGTCCAGCACACTAAACTCCCCTCCTCAGCCGAAACTTCACGGAAGCGACAGGCGAAGCTGCCATCGTGGGTACCAGACTGGAGAGCTCGCCACGGACACATAATGTCCGAGCCTACTACTCCTCACCGCGCCAGCGGCTCAAAGAAACCGGATCTGAGCATTAGTCCATCAACTCCAACGGTGCTTAGCATTCATGGCATAAGAATCGACTCGATTGAGGACTGCTCTGATCCGCTGGAAAAGGGGGCGTTTCACGAGAGGAAAGGCGATGAGGAAAACTCCACGACGCGGCCCGCCGTTGAGTCTCTTTGGACGGACATCTGTGGAAACACAAACGGCTTTCGTCTCAGCGACAAGTACGCCGacggagaagaaagcagcttctttgcctaCGCCCAGACGCTGAGCAACGGCTGCATGGCCATTTATTGGCAGAACCACGCCACCGAGAGCTACGGTGCCGTGCCTATTGAGACATGGCTTGCACATGCCGCTGCCTATCTCACCAGAACTGTCGATAACGCGGCCATCTCTCCCGAGCTCTGCTGTCTGGCTGAAAAGGGAGACACGCAGAAGTGGAGTCGTGCGGCGACTGGTGCATCAACAAATCGAAGGTTTGCCCGGACAACTAGGGGGTACTATGTAATGGGGCCGCAGACCATGGAGAAGGGCGACATAATCTGCGTGCTATTTGGAGGGAAGCTGCCGTTTTGTCTCCGTCCCTGTCTGGGCTCTCAGTATTATTTGCTTGTTGGGGAGTGTTACATACACGGGTTCATGAATGGGGAGAGCGTAGATGTGCTGGAAGGAGGAGGCTTTTGCGAGTCTGTCTTTGAAGTCGTTTGACAGGACGCCGAGCACCCAAAACAAGCccaatacatgtacatgtactctacCGTTGTCAAGGCCACCAACTTACATGTATCCGCCAGTTTGGTATCGGGAGCTAATACCGAGCGGGCCGGTGCGCTTCCCGCCACTATGCGCTTCATGACGTCTTGGCAATATCCCAAATGTGGTGGATGGCATGAAGCGCTGGCATTCTGTCCGAGTAGGATAATCCTCTACTGTTGCTATCGTCTGAAATCATGACCTACTATTTCTAGAGCAAAGAACGCAGGAGACTAGACGCGGGTTTAATCGCACGTAGCCGAGCTCGTAAATAACAATAAACAGCTTTAACTTTTCTTAGTATGCCACTTCCGAGCGTACTGCCCTCTGCTTTGAATGGAGCCGAGTATATCGGTGTTATTTGACTTTAAGCGAATGCTAACACAAGCCACAAAAATAACAACGCGTACATATAATCCATGAGTACCCGCAATCTAAACATCATACAGATACATCATCCAAATACTTcataacaaaaaaagaaagagagcatACAAGCGACAAACATGCTGGAAGATACAATCTGCCAACTTACCGTGCACAATAGCACATCACAGCTCGAAAGAATTGGGCAAGGATTTTGCGGTACTGTTTGGGGAGAAGTAGCGAAAGACGGCCGACCGAACTCCGATCGACAATTGGCTATGAAacgagaagatggcggcccCGGAAGATCAATCACCAACGAATATCGCATCCATAAACGGCTATTGGAGTGTCTTAAATCTCTTGATACTACTCAGATCTCGACAATCTTTGGCGTTTCGGGCATTCCGTTCAATATTCCCGGGTCCGAGGCTTTCATCGACGAGAACGCCCCCGAGTGGGCTGATATCCTCCCCCCGACTCCCTACCGATTATGCCCCATGCAAGGCCATAATCAGCGAGAAGATAATGCCCGTCAGCCTGCCATTTCGTCGGATGATCATAAACAATTTTATCCCCGGCGTGGATACCGACAAGATTTTGGACACCCAGACAAACAAACACCTTGATCCGCCCCTACCTTGGCCGCCGCAGATTCCAGGCTGAGTCCGAAAGACCTCGACGCCTCCGAGCATACAGCCTACGCAACTTTCCACTCCATATTGACCAAATGGAAAGTATCGGGCTCACACCTCATAGCTATGCTATATCCATGGCCGATGCGCTTGCATTTCTTTACTGGATAGCCAAGGTTGATGCAAACGATGTAGAGTTCGTTCTTGCTCAGCCTCGATCAACTTACCCGCCCAATATGAACTCTCCTAATATTATTCATTCGGACGTTCTGGGTCCTCTTGCCATATGGATCCTGGATTTTGACTGTTGCAACGACATGACTCTGGACGACGGTGGCATTGAAAATGCCTGCAGATGCTTCTGGCGCAATGACCCTTTTTACCCACGACCGGGCAGCTCAAATGTCTTTGACCAGAAGCTGTGGGAAGATTTTCGGGATCGTTTTCTTGCGACTAGTGAGAGAATATTGAAGGATGAAGTAGCGACGATCAAACAACTCCCAGGGCGTCTCATCGAGAGGATTATCCAGACACAAGGCACGTTTTCGAGAGGCTGATGGTAGACTTAGAGTAAGAAACGTACATAAATTATACAGATTTAACTGATAATTGAGTATATTGACTTGCAAGAATGGCGTTAAGTGTCGCTTGAAGAATAACTAGCTCAAGTAGATGTCGATCTTGGAAATTTCTATCTGTGAAGCCTTAAACTGGAACCTACAAGGAAGCATCTCATACTAGTGGTAAAATCTTTAAGACAGTCACCCCTCTTTAGATACTCGATTTCGACGACTGTAAAGACATTTTGATGGATGGGGCTAACGTAGGCAGAAGTACCATTTGAAGCGGGTTACTGCTCTGCTATTTCAAGCTAAGTAGGGTGATGACTGCTTCGAGAAAAGATCAGAGTAGACGGAATCGCTGTGAAATCAAATCGAGATTCTAGCTAGAACATCTAGTCTATCCTTAGTATCCATAGATTTAATAAGGAACGTCCATGCAAATGTTTGCTACTGGCTCAAACCGAGTCAGAACCATATTTGTACGCATCAGTCTTCTATATAGCCTCAACTTGCTCAATGAACACCTTGAAGCGAGCACACATCTAGTGTATGACAGGTTGTGAAGCCTTGCAACAGAGCAGTTACGTGTGTGTACATTGCGCATAAAATGGCAATGTGAAAGATCTGGTGCGAGCTTCCCCAGATGTCAAATGTACCTGGCGATAAACGCTCTGGAATTCGAAACTGTAGAGACTTTGTTAGAATGATTTCTCATTTCTGAGAGAATGGAGACACGCGCCGAGATGAGCGTGCCAGACATACCGCGTATAG is part of the Trichoderma atroviride chromosome 1, complete sequence genome and encodes:
- a CDS encoding uncharacterized protein (EggNog:ENOG41), whose amino-acid sequence is MNSPNIIHSDVLGPLAIWILDFDCCNDMTLDDGGIENACRCFWRNDPFYPRPGSSNVFDQKLWEDFRDRFLATSERILKDEVATIKQLPGRLIERIIQTQGTFSRG
- a CDS encoding uncharacterized protein (EggNog:ENOG41) translates to MGDTESKVDKLKELLKDLKGVYDDEVSEYQKCLDAVADDLDHVLAQEAIRHLPVAHRVKSWNSIEGTAQRRQKDRLAAQTIQQKMIEQKENWEQHFERYKMSKTKIGYFQHRDELQREFHDMLGARIVLYFPSDTKNVLKLVEAAGYKNVKEPKRMGGLADVRRLRKLEAKWLDASTSKAPTDDLDLEGVEQQFSGYGAIHLAVKIPERLRPRDLGPEAAAIWERAVVEFQIGTVIMHAWAEVEHDITYKSHGREVPQDEKAVLDILNGLALASEVGLRRFRSSPQSPSPPVESAEELQSWLHQLYITKDRSTPAEWVDLDKLWDFLVRRHQNRRDAFQHLAEAGWVHLMAHERREGFELDHVLPFIIMHHHLPPKAVEEGRRLKAMRELDQVRAASRPPDVEARNKAQLVVANISSLIQRVSDKDLARIEKLVKKCKLRPDEEGGSSGKGEYLGVISLRECESRIAADPTWLKKVRERYDEWILEEIPPHGRWATFYGESSELGFPMRKIQRPSRDELAIKSRSEQFSDWMDLRWGRLGLYLDYMAPGISMMLVLKHYGVFD
- a CDS encoding uncharacterized protein (EggNog:ENOG41); translated protein: MLEDTICQLTVHNSTSQLERIGQGFCGTVWGEVAKDGRPNSDRQLAMKREDGGPGRSITNEYRIHKRLLECLKSLDTTQISTIFGVSGIPFNIPGSEAFIDENAPEWADILPPTPYRLCPMQGHNQREDNARQPAISSDDHKQFYPRRGYRQDFGHPDKQTP
- a CDS encoding uncharacterized protein (EggNog:ENOG41), giving the protein MLRGDYEPLSYVWGDDTLTHEIFLPTARLKLTASLYHALRRLRPRVGFRRIWADQVCIDQRNEEERSQQVQFMNLIYRNGTHVQVWLGLDDQDSAKEAFAFVRRLARILVNNKKDTALTTINSLSEQPAEYWVPLKHITALPWFRRGWIVQEIGTRSSATLLWGEEEIVWDILHDACEELAEYHHMRTKLKVATSEIKYLYRRFVEPETPSRHDNRFSFIYELHRAGHMNVTDPRDRVFAMLGHYSIRKGHNSQLKELEADYSKSVEEVYADVAKRALIGDTESLITLAAVQHTKLPSSAETSRKRQAKLPSWVPDWRARHGHIMSEPTTPHRASGSKKPDLSISPSTPTVLSIHGIRIDSIEDCSDPLEKGAFHERKGDEENSTTRPAVESLWTDICGNTNGFRLSDKYADGEESSFFAYAQTLSNGCMAIYWQNHATESYGAVPIETWLAHAAAYLTRTVDNAAISPELCCLAEKGDTQKWSRAATGASTNRRFARTTRGYYVMGPQTMEKGDIICVLFGGKLPFCLRPCLGSQYYLLVGECYIHGFMNGESVDVLEGGGFCESVFEVV